The Culicoidibacter larvae genomic sequence TTTAGATAATCCAAAGGCTAATATTTTTAATCCACCAGTTGGATATGAGGAACTCCAAGCAATGATTGTTTTCAAAATGAATGATCCACGTAATATTACTGCGAACCTAACTGCAGATATTGCACCAGCATACATTGCGGTAGGTGGTTATAAAACGACTGAGGATGCAGAATTTAAGGTATTACCTGGAGTGACTTATGGCTTATACCAAGCCGACGGACGAGAGCTTGATGTAGTTGTTACTGATGAAAACGGTAAATTTTTAACCGGAAAGGTTGCAGCATCACTTTATGGTAGTGGCGCATACTTGCGTGAAATCAAAACGGCCGATGATGCAACTTACGCGTTAGACTATCAAAAGTTTGTTTTACCGGATTTATCAGATCCTGCCGTTGCAGCTAAAATTATTGATGGTGTATATTATGTCAATGAGAATCAAAACATTATCAATGAGTATAATGAAATTGGAGACTTAACGATTGCTAAAGTTGATAGTGTGACTGGTGAGCCGCTGGCGGATGCTCAGTTTGAAGTAACACGTGTCAGTGGTGAGGCTTGTCCAGAAGAAACGCTAACTACTGATAACAACAGTTCGGATAATAATGTTGCAGCATCAGTTGATTGTCAATTTACCCGAGTGTATACAACGGATACTACCGGATATGCGGTTATTCCGGAAACAGATTTAACAAGCTATAAATATGGTGAGTATCAAGTGAAGGAATTAGTAGCGCCAGGCGGATATACGCTAAGTGATGAGATTGTAACGTTCAATATTGATTCGGATCAGAAGATCATTCATATTACGTTTGAGAATGATAAAATTGAAGAACTTGCGGTAACTGGCGAGGGTAATTTTGAAGCACTCGTTGGTGGGTTGGCCTTAATTGCGATTACCGGTGGAGTCATTCTAATTAGTAGAAGCAAGAAAGGCCGTAAAGGTACCGCAACGCTTGCGATTGCTTTATTAATCGGTGCTGGGGTATTTGCAACAAGCGGAACTCAAGTATTTGCGACGACAACCGATAATAATGAAGTTGAAGTCATTCAAGAGGCTGATACTATTCAAGAAGCAAGTGGTATCGCAAAACAATTTGCTAACCGCGCAGCAGGAGATGAAGATTTTATCAACCCACTGGATCCATCGGTAACTGTACCAACTGATCCAATTCCAGAAGTTGCGCCACCTCCGGTTGAGGAGAATATTGTAGCTGAAGGCAACAATAGCGGTGGCGAGTCGACGGGATCTACCGGCAGTGGAAATACATCAACAAGTACGAGTTCAGAAGATGAGCCACTTACTTGGTATGATGGACCATTAACAAATACTGGACAATATACTGTTGTAGGCCTTGTTGTAGGGGCTCTTCTCGCCATTACGGGAGTAATCTACTTTATTCTTAAAAAGAAAGCAAATAAATCGGATCAAGTGTAAACTTGATCCTTTTTTATACTATGAGTTGGAGTAGGAAGCAAGAAACTTAAAAATACACTGGAGGTGAGTAAGATGTATGCCTATAAAAAGGAAAATCAACATCAGATTCAATTAGTGAGTAGTGGCAGTGAAGCAACGCTTCGTCATGCCTTTCGCTATGCATTAGTGATTGAGGAGGTAACGGATCTTGAATATATCCCAAGTGGATATTGTTTCTTATCAAAACGGTTACTACCACAAGAACAAATACTACCTATGAAAAAACAAGGAGGAAAAGGAGTACAAAGTATATGAGTCTATTTAGAAAAAAACAAAGTCAAAAAGATACGCCAAAGCCCAAAAAGAGCGGCTTCAATTTTAAAAAACTTGGCCGCCGGATCGCGCTTACTCTCGTTATTTTGGCACTTGGCTTTTCATTGTATGGTAATTTGCGGATCAATAGTGCGATCCGTTCCATGCAAGAAGCAGGGGAGGCACAAACAACAACGATTGATGCCGGTAGTGAAGTCGTTGGCCGCAATGTGTTGCTATCAATGATGAATGTAGATCCAAATAATTCGGAAATGGTCAAGACCAGACAAACCTTTTTAACCGGTGTTGTTGCACCGGCATATTTGGACGCGTATTTACCGCTGCCAAAGAGTGTGCAACAAGTCACTGAAATTTCAGTGATTAAAACGGATATCTTTGCCGATACCGTGTACCGGGTGACGTATAACGTCAGTTATGATGTCAATGAAGAACATTTCTCAACATATATGGCGCTATTGATCCAGGCGGAGAATTTCAATTATAAAGTTGTTTCAGATCCGCAAGTCATTGGCCAGGGTGAAATGGGAACGCTTTATGAACAGCCATTTAATGACACCTTGAATAGTGATTTAAAAGAAACAGTTAAAAAACATTTAACTGTCTTTTTTGAAGCATACTTTGGACATGATACAAGCGCGCTTGATGTCTTGTCTACGGGAATTAAACCGGCCTATGGCAATTATACTTTCCGTTCACTTGGTACTATTCAAGTTGATGAGAAGGCAGAGAAAATTAAAGTTGTTGTGTATGCTGAAGAACAATCAAGTGGTCAGCAGCTACGCATGACCTATACTTTAGAATACAAAACACAGGAATCAGGAATCCTGATTACCAAAATAGATTAAGGAGGCATATTATTATGCAAATGTTTGATAATTTTATAAATAATATTCGGTATGTACTATCTGGGCTTGTTGGACTGTATGTGGCATGGCACGCTTTTCGTGATTATCGGAAGAAAGATTATGTTGGATTTGTCATTGGTGTGGTTATAGGTGTATTTATCTTATTGCTGCTCATGTGGCCAGAAATTCTAAACCTCTTTTCGGAATTTGGAAAGGCGCTATTCCAATGAGGATTGTACGTGTATATGATTCGGTATGGAAAGTTAAAATTATGGTCTATGCGATTGGGAACATTACCCTTGATCGACCAATCCCACTCTTAGGACTGCTCATATTTATTGTGACATTAGGAATAGAAAGTTTTTTGTTTTTTCAACTTGGCTTATTAAGTCAACTATTAAATATGCCATTGCTAGTGCTTATTTATATATTAATCCCAGTCGGCGCATATATGTATTTACCAAATGCCAACATTGATGGAAAACACATTTTCTTTTTCTTGAAAGATTACATTCGTTTTATGATACGGCCAAAAGTGACTGACGCAAATAAGCGAATCGTTGATGGACCGGTTCACATGGATAATGCTGCCGAAACAATCATCTGGAAGGAGGAGTAACCAATGGAATTTCCAATTAAGGAACTCAGAAATAATATTCTCGTCAATAGTGAAGGTGATGTGTGGTGTTATTACCGCATTGCACCTCAAGATTATGCGTATTTAAGTGAAAATGAAAAGGTTGGGTTTCAACGAAAGCTTGAAACCCTTTTGTATGGGTCATATCAGGCCTATCATTTGTTGCGGATAACCAACACCAAAGACTTAGATACATTTAAACCGCCAATGAATAACAAGAAGCTTTTGCTGGTTGCCGAGTTTGTCTGGGCTAAAATGAAGGAGTTTGCACGCAGCTTTTATCAAGATGGTGTTTTAGAAGAGGGGTTTTATATTGGTGTTCAAATTACACCGGTAGAATCAACTATCAGTGTTATTAAAGATATTTTAAAAGGAGCTGGGAGCTTATTTACTAAAGCGATTCCGGAAATTGATCAAGCGGTGTTGTCTATGGAACGCGAAGTATATAGCTTTTTAAGTAAAATATATAAACCAGATCGACTCAAGCAACGCGAAGTCGGTTATTTAACGAAGCGTAATTACTGGAAAGGGATTCGTTCTGACTTTGATGTTGAGCGCGAAGCGAGTACGTTTTGGTGCAGTGGGCAAGTCAGTTTAGAAAGTCGGTATTTGCGGGTTGCTCAAGATGAAAAAGAAGTGATCCATGCATATTTTGTTGTTTCATCGATGGAGTTTGAAAATAACGGCATGAATTTTGATTATATCTACGCCACACAGGATTTAAGTGTGCCGGTTGATCTCTCGATTCGGATTGAGACCATGACTAATGAAGTGGCACAAAAAGAAGCGGTAGAAAAACGGCGGAGCCTAGAAGGGCAAGCGATGCACCAGGCAGAAGCTGAAGCGTACGTCAATCCGGATTTATCGAAACGAATCAATCAGATGATGGATGTTGAAGATGAGTTTAGAAGCAGTAAAGAAAAGCCGATGTTAAAAGCAAGTATCGTATATGGTGTTGTTGCTGACACAATTGAAGAGATTCAAATTATTGAAAAAGAACTCAAGGAACGTTTGCGCGGGTACCGGATTATTTTGACCCGGCCGATTGCTGATCAAGCAGACTTGATGGCATCATTCATTCCGGGAGCTGCACCGTACATTGCTCCGGACTACATTCGTGTGATGGAGCCGGAAGCAATTAGCAGTGGTGTCTTTGGCGCTACTGATTCAATTGGTTCACATATGGGATTCTTACTCGGTGTTGCCGGTAGTCAGGGACGCTTTGTTTTCTTTGATCCAAGTCAGGGACCAAAAGTAGACCCAGATAATCCAACAGCAACAAGCAGTCCTTCAGTATCAATTACCGGAATACCAGGTAGTGGTAAAAGTGTGACTGCGAACTTAATAGGTATATGGTCAGCAATCTTCTTTGGTAAATCAATCTTTACCGATCCGAAGTTTGATCGCCGGGCTTGGGCCGAAGAGCTTGGCCTCTTTCTGCCACCGGACTTACGCGAACTTTTTATGAGTGAAGTGTATATCCGAGAACTTGGTAAGGGAGAAGATGATGCCGGGATTTTAGACCCGTTTATTACGCAAAACAATCCTGAGCGAGCACGTATGATGGCACTCGAAGTGTTAAGCTACTTGCTTCGTCTTGGAGTTGATGACTTTGGCTATACGATGCTTAGTGAAGCATGTAGCTTTACGCGACACATCGCAAATCCAACCCTGAACAGTATTCCAACCATTTTAAATAATTGGGCGTCATGGCAGTTAAACTACAAACAAGTAACGCCAAATAGTGATGAAATCCAACTCGCGAGTATCTTAGCGCGGCGAATCAGTTCGTGTAAGGACCATGCGATTTCAAATATCTTCTTTGCTAATCCGGAGGATTTGCCGGTGCCGCTCCGCTTTGATTATTCAATCAATGTGGTTGCGGTTAATAAACTGCAGCTGCCGGATGTCAATTTAGATCGCTCCGAATATACTATTGGCCATCAGCTTTCAACCGTAGTATTGATGTGTTTGACAGCAGCCGTTGAGGCATTTATTACTGAGTATCCATCGGAGTTTAAATTCATTGGTAATGATGAGACGTGGGCGATAAGCTCAACACCTCAAGGTCGACGCATGGTGGATAGTTTGCAGCTCTTAGGTCGTTCAATGAATGCGGCCATTTATCCGATTTCGCAGAAGTATGAACATATTCCCAATACTGAGGTGATTGGGGCGAAATTTGCCGGTCTTGCAAGAGGTGAAGAGGCGACCCGGATTATTGAATACTTTGGTTTAGAGCCAAGTGAGTATTTGGAAAGTCAGATTGCCGGCTTTGAACCGGGAGAGATGCTGTTCCAAGATATTTATGAACGGACTGGCACCATGCAAGTCTTGGCTATATTTATTGAGTTGGAGTGGGCTTTGAATACAAGTCCCGATCGACCTGATTTAGATACATATATCGCACGACAAATGGCACGAATGGAGGCGTAGCGTATGAAAGAAATAGGTGACTGGTATAAACATATAGATATGATGCGCCTCGCTCAAAACACGGATACATGGGATATCAGTGGCAATATAGCTTTTATGCTGGCAAACTTCTTCTGGAATCTCTACCGCGCCTTATCAGAATTATGTATTTATGTTATACGGATTGCTTTTGATGTAGACTTTATCAATGCATTTGGCGATAAGATTCAAGAATTCATACAAAAGTTTGTTGGTTATAATGGCAGCTATATGAGTAATGGCTTATTGCCAACATTCCTGGCCTTGATTTTCTTAATTGTGATTGCGGAATTGTTTTACTACTATTCTAAGCGTGATTATTCAGGCATGTTTGTGCAATTGTTTTTAACCATCATCATTTTAGTTGGCAGCTTCTTCTTTTATACCAATATCGGTACAGTCATTAAGACCGCTAATACACTCACTACTGAAATTAGTGGGGTAGTTATAGGGCTCACAACTGATACCAAATATAATGAAGATGGTGAGCCATTATCAATTGGTGAACAAATTGAAATTGCGGCCAAAGAAGAACTACTCTTCAAGCCCTGGTTACATTTGAACTTTGGAGTGACCGATATTGAAGCCTTGAATGAAGCGAATCAGCAGGATCAAACTAAACTGACTGGAGCGGCGAGGGTCAAACTCTTCTTAGAAACTGAGGGTGATCTGTCAAAATTGGCAGATACGGAAGTCACTCAATACAAAAATAAATCTATGAGTCGCGATCATAACCCGTGGGGGAGAACGGCTGATACATTATTACTGTTTATTACCTCAATACCAAGTGGTGCGGTGTTCATAATGATCGGGATTGTCGTATTTACATCGAAGGTGATGATTGTTGTCTTTATTCTTATCTTGCCAGTTCCACTAACGTTAGCGCTCATACCATCCAAGCGGATGGGTCTTATCACGTATTTGAATAAGATACTGGGTAATCAAATTGAAATTATCTCAATGGGTTTAGTTGTTGCGGTGCTGCTTTTTACGAGCGGCATTTTAAAAAGTGCGATTGCGACGATGCCGGATATGACCTTTGCGAAGAGTCAGTTATTAGTGACCATCATCTACTGTCTGTTTTGGTGGAAGCGCAATGAGTTCTTTGGACCGGCGATGGTCTTAGGTGGCAAGATTAAAACCAAATATAATGAAGCGGTTCAATATGCAAGAGCCCATCGGCAAGATAAGTTCTATAAGAACAGCAACAATAATACAAATGGCCCGAATAATAAGCCGGAGCCGAAGGATCCACCCAATAAACCACCAAGTAAGCAGAAAGGTATGACGCTTTCTAAAACGCCGAGTAGAGCTGAATTTAGAAAGAATAAAGGTAAACTTGTCGGCGGAGCAGCTGCATCGGCGAAGAATACTGTTCAAGCAGGTAAGGCGAAAGCAAAAGCCGCAACTAGTGCGGCGAGCGCTGCCACAAATAAAAAGAACAGCAACAAGACGGATAAACCTAGAAAGCCAAGAACCTTG encodes the following:
- a CDS encoding MSCRAMM family protein, whose product is MKKFIKITTTFIFVMLVATSTIHPVFATSENNQTLDNSVENTSTENNASTEIETIQSDESSTNENTSNQQLYSRHVTYQMGDYDILVPYNGVMTHPKDIEGFVYNDGQYPQYPKGWLNAVTEKLNADLQNSRSKGMLRSSVRMYEQIGYVDGNGYRTFINHLEVDNETAFCSQRAKDPASYSDNYSTPTASQNIKMNDALYIAFEDAYGLMGNSDFSYRFGIAQAAVWNTEGTLEYWAGVTIHGYGDVSSKYRQVIDKIEARWAGERSLDFTKKQLTSSFDPITKTITTESFKITDTSFKADATLSLPNGYYVTKVGENVALSKISKGNEYVIRTENLVANEQINLSSSITLDNPKANIFNPPVGYEELQAMIVFKMNDPRNITANLTADIAPAYIAVGGYKTTEDAEFKVLPGVTYGLYQADGRELDVVVTDENGKFLTGKVAASLYGSGAYLREIKTADDATYALDYQKFVLPDLSDPAVAAKIIDGVYYVNENQNIINEYNEIGDLTIAKVDSVTGEPLADAQFEVTRVSGEACPEETLTTDNNSSDNNVAASVDCQFTRVYTTDTTGYAVIPETDLTSYKYGEYQVKELVAPGGYTLSDEIVTFNIDSDQKIIHITFENDKIEELAVTGEGNFEALVGGLALIAITGGVILISRSKKGRKGTATLAIALLIGAGVFATSGTQVFATTTDNNEVEVIQEADTIQEASGIAKQFANRAAGDEDFINPLDPSVTVPTDPIPEVAPPPVEENIVAEGNNSGGESTGSTGSGNTSTSTSSEDEPLTWYDGPLTNTGQYTVVGLVVGALLAITGVIYFILKKKANKSDQV
- a CDS encoding conjugal transfer protein, translating into MSLFRKKQSQKDTPKPKKSGFNFKKLGRRIALTLVILALGFSLYGNLRINSAIRSMQEAGEAQTTTIDAGSEVVGRNVLLSMMNVDPNNSEMVKTRQTFLTGVVAPAYLDAYLPLPKSVQQVTEISVIKTDIFADTVYRVTYNVSYDVNEEHFSTYMALLIQAENFNYKVVSDPQVIGQGEMGTLYEQPFNDTLNSDLKETVKKHLTVFFEAYFGHDTSALDVLSTGIKPAYGNYTFRSLGTIQVDEKAEKIKVVVYAEEQSSGQQLRMTYTLEYKTQESGILITKID
- a CDS encoding TcpD family membrane protein — translated: MQMFDNFINNIRYVLSGLVGLYVAWHAFRDYRKKDYVGFVIGVVIGVFILLLLMWPEILNLFSEFGKALFQ
- a CDS encoding TcpE family conjugal transfer membrane protein; translation: MRIVRVYDSVWKVKIMVYAIGNITLDRPIPLLGLLIFIVTLGIESFLFFQLGLLSQLLNMPLLVLIYILIPVGAYMYLPNANIDGKHIFFFLKDYIRFMIRPKVTDANKRIVDGPVHMDNAAETIIWKEE
- a CDS encoding ATP-binding protein encodes the protein MEFPIKELRNNILVNSEGDVWCYYRIAPQDYAYLSENEKVGFQRKLETLLYGSYQAYHLLRITNTKDLDTFKPPMNNKKLLLVAEFVWAKMKEFARSFYQDGVLEEGFYIGVQITPVESTISVIKDILKGAGSLFTKAIPEIDQAVLSMEREVYSFLSKIYKPDRLKQREVGYLTKRNYWKGIRSDFDVEREASTFWCSGQVSLESRYLRVAQDEKEVIHAYFVVSSMEFENNGMNFDYIYATQDLSVPVDLSIRIETMTNEVAQKEAVEKRRSLEGQAMHQAEAEAYVNPDLSKRINQMMDVEDEFRSSKEKPMLKASIVYGVVADTIEEIQIIEKELKERLRGYRIILTRPIADQADLMASFIPGAAPYIAPDYIRVMEPEAISSGVFGATDSIGSHMGFLLGVAGSQGRFVFFDPSQGPKVDPDNPTATSSPSVSITGIPGSGKSVTANLIGIWSAIFFGKSIFTDPKFDRRAWAEELGLFLPPDLRELFMSEVYIRELGKGEDDAGILDPFITQNNPERARMMALEVLSYLLRLGVDDFGYTMLSEACSFTRHIANPTLNSIPTILNNWASWQLNYKQVTPNSDEIQLASILARRISSCKDHAISNIFFANPEDLPVPLRFDYSINVVAVNKLQLPDVNLDRSEYTIGHQLSTVVLMCLTAAVEAFITEYPSEFKFIGNDETWAISSTPQGRRMVDSLQLLGRSMNAAIYPISQKYEHIPNTEVIGAKFAGLARGEEATRIIEYFGLEPSEYLESQIAGFEPGEMLFQDIYERTGTMQVLAIFIELEWALNTSPDRPDLDTYIARQMARMEA
- a CDS encoding CD3337/EF1877 family mobilome membrane protein, which translates into the protein MKEIGDWYKHIDMMRLAQNTDTWDISGNIAFMLANFFWNLYRALSELCIYVIRIAFDVDFINAFGDKIQEFIQKFVGYNGSYMSNGLLPTFLALIFLIVIAELFYYYSKRDYSGMFVQLFLTIIILVGSFFFYTNIGTVIKTANTLTTEISGVVIGLTTDTKYNEDGEPLSIGEQIEIAAKEELLFKPWLHLNFGVTDIEALNEANQQDQTKLTGAARVKLFLETEGDLSKLADTEVTQYKNKSMSRDHNPWGRTADTLLLFITSIPSGAVFIMIGIVVFTSKVMIVVFILILPVPLTLALIPSKRMGLITYLNKILGNQIEIISMGLVVAVLLFTSGILKSAIATMPDMTFAKSQLLVTIIYCLFWWKRNEFFGPAMVLGGKIKTKYNEAVQYARAHRQDKFYKNSNNNTNGPNNKPEPKDPPNKPPSKQKGMTLSKTPSRAEFRKNKGKLVGGAAASAKNTVQAGKAKAKAATSAASAATNKKNSNKTDKPRKPRTLPPMAKVTPKEDIRPRSVVTESLLSKPTPAKPLYYTENGGTDKKYVNNKKGDQS